A window of Zingiber officinale cultivar Zhangliang chromosome 5A, Zo_v1.1, whole genome shotgun sequence contains these coding sequences:
- the LOC121982066 gene encoding protein PHOTOPERIOD-INDEPENDENT EARLY FLOWERING 1-like isoform X2, giving the protein MASKGPRSKLDHETRARRQKALDAPKEPPRPKAHWDHVLEEMVWLSKDFESERKWKLAQAKRVAIRASKNVVDYATREEKKVKEEEQRLKKVALNISKDVKKFWTKIEKLVLYKYQLEAEERKKKALDRQLDFLLGQTERYSTMLAENLVDMHYSKTVDVDSKIKDDETVNNQMVNTIATQLDKVESDIDFSIRSADDIEDDDHAIVVDEAHINEEEKREELEALKVEADLSFEDLHEFHSINNFSTKRSPDFDKSSTMFVEQKDQKYWNHVNGSKNVSESLLRNSYCSENVDHPTPGINHAQYFISQLSHRESNGNEDISSFEGQLTIKKSHSNPCSENVDSCEEGHPNLDVSDDVDDMDYNLVGEEKDDEVTISEEENLAKKEVANHLEEIKLLQEESEIPIEELLARYKKVSCIDDGTEKSECSSSGSDDQQDCSVNEDVHYKTKLIDGAQQQDNHPDLDESESVLEEMKINHGSIVEGKESEIIISDAAAAARSAQPTGNTFLTTKVRTKFPFLIKHPLREYQHIGLDWLVTMYEKRLNGILADEMGLGKTIMTIALLAHLACEKGIWGPHLIVVPTSVMLNWETEFLKWCPAFKILTYFGSAKERKHKRQGWLKPNYFHICITTYRLVIQDSKVFKRKKWKYLILDEAHLIKNWKSQRWQTLLNFNSKRRMLLTGTPLQNDLMELWSLMHFLMPHVFQSHQEFKDWFCNPISGMVEGQEKVNKEVIDRLHNVLRPFILRRLKRDVEKQLPKKHEHVIYCRLSRRQRNLYEDFVASSETQATLASANFFAMISVIMQLRKVCNHPDLFEGRPIVSSFDMPGIDMQLSSAICTIFSSSPFSQVDLCGLNFVFTRNELCMTSWLTSEVTAIACSSNMIQDAWLETSGCFSFIQSSYDWKKNNHGSNIFEKIQKALLEERVKQVKERAASIAWWNSLRCEKKPVYGTNLRKLVTVKHPVFDIHEQKNSTSCYLNFSSKLADITLSPLERFQKIHDLIECFMFAIPASRSSSPVCWCSKVRSPVFLDPAYKEECTEIISPLLSPIRPAIVRQQVYFPDRRLIQFDCGKLQELAVLLRRLKIEGHRALIFTQMTKMLDILEAFINLYGYTYMRLDGSTSPEDRQTLMQRFNTNPKFFLFILSTRSGGVGINLVGADTVIFYDSDWNPAMDQQAQDRCHRIGQTREVHIYRFISESTIEENILKKANQKRALDDLVIQSGSYNMEFFKKLDPMELFSGHGSLGLENLQKGNSSTIDYSVNQVETLFSNVDVEAAIKHAEDEADYMALKKLEEEEAVDNQEFTEDVTGRSEDDEPANWDDIKLDERVAEEQNCLSSAVKNDNDVVLSSCNMNEQKSITLTMEDDDIDMLADVKQMAAAAAAAGQASSSFENQLRPIDRYAMRFLELWDPVVDKSAIIYQANVEEQEWELDRIEKFKDDLEAEIDEDQEPFKYERWDAEFATTAYRQHVEALAQQQLLEERESEAQFAEDADDENGTIKNATPNQRKPTTKKKMKKTKFKSLKKGSLSSDMEVVNEELELDAMSIDDKVFSPEISFVESPPCSPVRRKRKKVSLSEDDENSLRKSKKKVKKASRCNHAVDSDSFAKYTIETTELNLGEGAIESGVANRLKSDGRISIASAAGKRVLVVKPEKLRKRGHVWSRECFPSPDSWSSLEDALLCAIVHEYGINWSFASDILYGVPGGGSYRGRYRHPVHCCERFRELFFKYVLSAVDITNTEKNSSSGSGKALLKVTEDQIRALLNVTSELPDNELLLQKHFVAIISSVWRAKCRVNVRQSMAYSKVGFYLNKNFSASSLKKSPRLTEKMSLTNLRECSKLVSRALVDVHNSHEDPMIVTNKLNSNSNFEHMDLILGFPRIPVESESAFPLAISVSIHSPVLLEEAKEPPCQSLLAEPSCMIAENRFRLASEACFEGDGYGWALSTFPSYDHNKKRFGTKSQLLGKHKSGADFVKPRKLKSQLTSETQDDASNHIPLPPSTTEYAMSDSDYDIFHLDALLEEPEQLEHLSHFDDPSFHGDLEELDMLPDITDIG; this is encoded by the exons GAAGATGATGACCATGCTATTGTGGTAGATGAAGCTCATATtaatgaggaagagaagagagaggaACTAGAGGCCTTGAAGGTTGAAGCTGATCTTTCATTTGAGGACCTTCACGAATTTCACTCAATAAATAACT TTAGCACGAAAAGGAGTCCCGATTTCGATAAAAGCTCAACTATGTTTGTTGAGCAAAAAGATCAGA AATACTGGAACCATGTTAATGGGTCCAAAAATGTTTCAGAGAGTTTGTTGCGTAATTCTTATTGTTCAGAAAATGTGGATCATCCTACACCTGGAATCAATCATGCACAATACTTTATAAGTCAGCTCTCGCAT AGAGAAAGTAATGGTAATGAAGACATTTCCTCCTTTGAAGGACAGTTAACTATCAAGAAATCACATTCAAATCCTTGTTCAGAAAATGTCGACTCATGTGAAGAGGGACATCCAAATCTCGATGTCAGTGATGATGTG GATGATATGGATTACAATCTTGTAGGAGAAGAGAAG GATGATGAGGTGACAATATCTGAAGAGGAAAACTTGGCAAAGAAAGAAGTTGCTAACCATCTTGAGGAG ATAAAATTACTGCAAGAAGAGAGTGAAATCCCTATTGAAGAGCTGCTTGCAAGGTACAAGAag GTTTCATGCATTGATGATGGTACAGAGAAGTCCGAATGTTCTTCCTCTGGTTCTGATGATCAACAAGATTGCTCAGTGAATGAGGACGTTCATTACAAAACCAAATTGATTGATGGTGCACAACAACAGGACAATCACCCAGATCTTGACGAATCAGAATCTGTTTTGGAAGAGATGAAGATAAATCATGGTAGCATAGTAGAAGGGAAGGAGAGTGAAATTATAATTTCTGATGCTGCAGCTGCTGCAAGATCAGCTCAACCAACTGGAAACACTTTCTTAACTACAAAAGTGCGGACAAAGTTCCCTTTCCTTATTAAGCATCCTCTTCGTGAGTATCAACATATTGGCCTAGATTGGCTCGTAACAATGTATGAAAAGAGGTTAAATGGAATTCTAGCAGATGAAATGGGTTTAGGTAAGACAATCATGACAATTGCTCTTCTTGCACACCTGGCCTGTGAGAAAGGAATTTGGGGTCCTCATCTCATTGTGGTACCAACCAGTGTCATGCTCAACTGGGAAACTGAATTTCTCAAATGGTGCCCTGCGTTTAAGATACTAACCTACTTTGGGAGTGCAAAAGAAAGGAAGCATAAACGGCAGGGTTGGTTAAAACCTAATTACTTTCATATATGTATAACTACCTACAGGCTTGTTATACAGGATTCAAAAGTATTTAAGCGAAAGAAATGGAAATATCTTATTCTGGATGAAGCTCACCTGATTAAGAACTGGAAATCTCAAAGGTGGCAGACTTTACTAAATTTTAACTCTAAACGAAGAATGCTGTTGACTGGAACACCATTGCAGAATGATCTTATGGAACTTTGGTCCTTGATGCATTTCTTAATGCCTCATGTTTTTCAGTCTCATCAAGAATTCAAAGATTGGTTTTGCAATCCTATATCTGGCATGGTGGAGGGCCAGGAAAAAGTTAACAAAGAAGTCATTGATAGATTGCATAATGTACTTCGTCCGTTCATTTTAAGGCGCTTAAAAAGAGATGTTGAAAAACAACTGCCAAAGAAGCATGAGCATGTGATTTATTGCAGGCTTTCTAGAAGGCAAAGAAATTTGTACGAGGATTTTGTTGCCAGCTCAGAAACTCAAGCAACATTGGCAAGTGCTAACTTTTTTGCAATGATCAGTGTTATAATGCAGCTACGCAAAGTTTGTAATCATCCAGACCTTTTTGAAGGCCGCCCAATTGTGAGTTCATTTGACATGCCTGGTATTGACATGCAATTGAGCTCTGCTATTTGTACCATATTTTCTAGTAGCCCATTTTCTCAAGTAGATCTCTGTGGTTTGAATTTTGTGTTCACCAGAAATGAACTTTGCATGACTTCATGGTTAACCAGTGAAGTGACCGCTATTGCTTGCTCTTCGAATATGATACAGGACGCTTGGCTTGAAACTTCAGGCTGTTTTTCATTTATCCAGAGTAGTTATGACTGGAAGAAGAATAATCATGGGAGTAATATATTTGAAAAGATTCAGAAGGCCCTCCTTGAGGAAAGAGTTAAACAAGTTAAAGAAAGAGCAGCTTCAATTGCATGGTGGAATTCCTTGCGGTGTGAGAAGAAGCCAGTCTATGGAACTAATTTGAGGAAGCTTGTAACTGTAAAACATCCAGTCTTTGACATTCACGAGCAGAAGAACAGCACTTCATGCTACTTAAATTTTTCATCAAAACTGGCAGACATAACTCTCTCACCACTTGAGCGTTTTCAGAAAATACATGACTTAATAGAGTGTTTTATGTTTGCAATTCCTGCTTCACGTTCCTCTTCTCCAGTTTGCTGGTGCAGTAAAGTTAGATCCCCTGTTTTTCTGGATCCAGCATATAAGGAAGAATGCACTGAGATCATTTCGCCTTTATTATCACCAATTAGACCTGCCATTGTTCGGCAACAAGTTTATTTTCCTGATAGGCGCCTGATTCAATTTGACTGTGGGAAGCTACAGGAGCTTGCAGTTCTGCTAAGACGTCTTAAAATTGAAGGACACAGAGCTTTGATCTTTACTCAAATGACTAAGATGCTTGATATCTTGGAGGCTTTCATTAATTTGTATGGGTATACTTACATGCGACTAGACGGATCTACATCACCTGAAGATAGACAGACATTGATGCAGCGTTTTAATACAAAtcccaaattttttttatttattttatccacACGTAGTGGTGGTGTAGGGATTAATCTAGTTGGTGCAGATACAGTCATTTTTTATGACAGTGACTGGAATCCTGCAATGGACCAACAAGCACAAGATAGGTGCCATAGAATTGGACAGACAAGAGAAGTGCACATCTACCGATTTATTAGTGAGTCTACAATTGAGGAGAATATATTGAAGAAGGCAAACCAGAAGCGTGCACTTGATGATTTGGTAATTCAGAGTGGCAGCTATAATATGGAGTTCTTCAAGAAACTTGATCCTATGGAACTATTTTCTGGTCATGGAAGTCTGGGTCTGGAAAATTTGCAGAAAGGGAACTCAAGCACCATTGATTATTCTGTTAATCAAGTGGAAACACTTTTTTCTAATGTAGATGTTGAAGCAGCTATCAAACACGCTGAAGATGAAGCAGATTATATGGCCCTTAAAAAGTTAGAAGAGGAAGAGGCTGTTGATAACCAAGAATTTACTGAAGATGTCACTGGTAGATCAGAGGACGATGAGCCGGCTAATTGGGATGACATTAAACTTGATGAAAGAGTTGCAGAAGAGCAGAACTGCTTGAGTTCTGCTGTAAAAAATGATAATGATGTTGTCTTATCCAGTTGTAATATGAATGAACAAAAGAGTATCACATTAACAATGGAAgatgatgatattgatatgcttGCTGATGTTAAGCAGATGGCAGCGGCAGCAGCAGCTGCTGGGCAAGCAAGTTCATCGTTTGAGAACCAGCTTCGTCCAATTGATAGATACGCAATGCGATTTCTGGAACTCTGGGATCCAGTAGTTGACAAATCTGCTATAATATATCAGGCAAATGTTGAAGAGCAAGAATGGGAGCTTGATCGTATTGAGAAATTTAAGGATGATCTAGAAGCTGAGATTGATGAAGATCAGGAACCATTTAAATATGAAA GATGGGATGCTGAGTTTGCAACCACGGCATACCGTCAGCATGTTGAAGCTTTGGCTCAACAGCAG TTGTTGGAAGAACGAGAGTCTGAAGCTCAATTTGCTGAGGATGCAGATGATGAGAATGGCACTATCAA GAATGCAACACCTAATCAGAGGAAGCCTACCACGAAAAAGAAGATGAAAAAGACAAAGTTCAAGTCTTTGAAGAAAGGATCTCTATCATCTGATATGGAAGTTGTCAATGAAGAACTAGAACTAGATGCCATGTCTATTGATGATAAAGTTTTTTCACCAGAGATTAGTTTTGTTGAATCTCCACCTTGCTCACCAGTCAGAAGAAAGCGTAAGAAGGTTTCTCTGTCAGAAGATGACGAAAATAGCTTGAGAAAAAGCAAAAAGAAAGTTAAGAAAGCTTCTCGCTGTAATCATGCTGTCGACTCTGACAGCTTTGCTAAGTATACCATTGAAACTACGGAATTGAACCTTGGAGAAGGTGCCATAGAGTCAGGAGTAGCAAACAGATTGAAGTCTGATGGTAGGATTTCTATTGCATCTGCTGCAGGGAAACGTGTTTTGGTGGTGAAGCCGGAAAAGTTAAGAAAGAGGGGTCACGTTTGGTCCAGAGAATGTTTTCCTTCTCCAGACAGTTGGTCATCTCTGGAAGATGCGTTATTGTGTGCAATTGTTCATGAGTATGGAATTAATTGGAGTTTTGCGAGTGACATACTTTATGGTGTACCTGGTGGTGGGTCTTACAGAGGGCGGTATCGCCATCCTGTCCATTGTTGTGAGAGATTCCGAGAACTGTTTTTCAAGTATGTTCTATCTGCTGTGGACATTACTAACACTGAAAAGAATAGCTCCTCTGGTTCTGGAAAGGCACTTTTAAAAGTGACTGAG GACCAAATACGTGCATTGCTCAATGTTACAAGTGAGTTACCTGATAATGAGTTACTCCTCCAGAAACATTTTGTAGCTATTATTTCTTCTGTTTGGAGAGCGAAATGTCGTGTCAACGTGCGTCAAAGCATGGCATATTCTAAAGTTGGCTTTTATCTGAATAAGAATTTTTCTGCCTCATCTCTGAAGAAGTCTCCAAGACTTACGGAAAAGATGAGTTTAACAAACTTGAGAGAATGTAGCAAGTTGGTATCGAGGGCCCTTGTTGATGTTCATAATAGTCATGAAGATCCAATGATTGTTACCAACAAGCTCAACTCTAATTCTAACTTCGAACATATGGATTTGATATTGGGTTTTCCCAGAATACCTGTGGAATCTGAGAGTGCTTTCCCGTTGGCTATTAGTGTTTCAATACATAGCCCTGTACTTCTGGAAGAAGCAAAGGAACCTCCTTGTCAATCTTTACTGGCAGAACCATCATGTATGATTGCTGAAAATCGTTTCAG GTTGGCATCTGAAGCCTGTTTTGAGGGTGATGGTTATGGATGGGCCTTATCTACTTTTCCATCATATGATCACAACAAAAAACGATTTGGAACGAAGTCTCAATTGTTAGGCAAACACAAATCCGGAGCTGATTTTGTAAAGCCTAGGAAATTGAAATCTCAATTGACTTCAGAAACACAGGATGACGCTAGCAACCATATTCCACTACCACCATCGACCACAGAATACGCCATGTCTGACAGTGATTATGATATTTTTCATCTGGATGCACTTCTTGAAGAGCCAGAGCAATTAGAACATCTCTCGCACTTTGACGATCCTTCTTTTCATGGTGACCTTGAGGAGTTGGATATGCTGCCGGATATTACTGATATTGGATGA